The following coding sequences lie in one Ctenopharyngodon idella isolate HZGC_01 chromosome 11, HZGC01, whole genome shotgun sequence genomic window:
- the LOC127522798 gene encoding protein ATP6V1FNB: protein MRNLLTTQDQNFYRELILKEAYTRLAWKMKYSKEYPTTFTSRRSKSIGLFNPPSATKLTLPPVVHTQEKQREAPAIVRRSLSEAPLMRPVSPQTKAALYQGFSHEGKGRHLYLRKRAQKGPEEKFDYPILSSWDYGWRLGDYEIDCKTPASGRSGIVRNTFYARNGIFNIPTATDQLG from the exons ATGAGGAACCTGCTGACCACCCAGGACCAGAACTTCTACCGTGAGCTGATCCTGAAGGAGGCTTACACGCGGCTGGCGTGGAAGATGAAATACAGCAAAGAATACCCGACAACATTCACGTCTCGTAGGTCCAAGTCCATCGGGCTTTTTAACCCTCCATCTGCCACTAAACTCACGCTGCCCCCTGTGGTCCACACGCAGGAGAAGCAGCGCGAGGCGCCCGCGATAGTGCGGCGGTCCCTGAGTGAAGCACCTCTGATGAGGCCCGTGAGCCCGCAGACTAAAGCGGCTCTTTATCAGGGATTCTCCCACGAAGGCAAAGGACGACATCTGTACCTGAGGAAACGAGCCCAAAAAGGCCCCGAAGAAAAGTTTGATTACCCCATTCTCTCGTCCTGGGATTATGGATGGAGACTAG GTGACTATGAGATTGACTGCAAGACTCCAGCCAGCGGGAGATCTGGGATCGTACGGAACACTTTCTACGCCAGGAATGGCATTTTTAATATTCCCACAGCAACCGATCAGCTCGGATGA